A window of the Trichoderma asperellum chromosome 6, complete sequence genome harbors these coding sequences:
- a CDS encoding uncharacterized protein (EggNog:ENOG41~TransMembrane:2 (i179-196o472-490i)), with amino-acid sequence MIAPRKRRKVSSACQRCRQRKLGCDTDRPCQLCTRAGVECVPRNVGRVDTVTPAERVGDFNGNDRTNHLDSEDTVIAPESNIINLTTMMFVETGSYQYLEHDTSALPGGAKPMILNRPSPGSWRDLIGVQLPPDDVLDGIVRSFFLSVDWFMMVFHEESFKRRYKEFLHQQSTHDDSDFLWICVLVIALGAHYLALAPSPNQNDVNYRQLSKDLLEIIETRFLQIISCSTLETVQICILLGSFLLFNGRPNAGLGISGSGVKIAQVIGLHRENLWKEISSAEREERRRTWWTLEVFDKYAAIAFGRPCIIDDSDCDVGMVSDIQLGQQTNAENSLLVYHQWKFRLYRIMGLFLGRRRQQKRIETINTIHQQLLQWRKNLPESLQLQNYDQGSEHISLLQMQALNLQLTYDNLQIILHRTAAFQYNDKERKVRSCSTINNPSLQQLLDSAMDISELYKYSSTLHASRRTHADMHIGMTLFTAGVVLCAICLSQPMTTMGSRAKTGVMHIIRMCRNAASAKQHLISTQSLSILDSLVTVILRLETDLITGKSNHPVLINSDQRRSSMPIQNITSSAEAVTPKGDAANLRHSSSGGQGLLQPIREVLGHHMSQLTPLSSASRDTAEDHGNPEGILQQPALETANTFDWDGDLSSLVDSDLLDASQLWLWADNLNFDSLNDIRNQ; translated from the exons ATGATTGCGCCCCGGAAGCGACGGAAAGTCTCTTCAGCCTGTCAAAGATGTCGCCAACGAAAACTCGGT TGCGACACAGACAGACCGTGTCAATTATGTACTCGTGCAGGCGTCGAGTGCGTTCCTCGAAATGTCGGGAGGGTAGATACAGTAACGCCAGCCGAAAGGGTTGGCGACTTCAATGGTAATGATCGGACCAATCACCTTGACTCCGAGGATACAGTCATCGCCCCGGAGTCAAATATCATAAACTTAACCACAATG ATGTTTGTCGAGACAGGCTCATACCAGTACCTGGAACACGACACATCTGCCTTGCCCGGTGGTGCTAAGCCAATGATTCTCAATCGCCCATCTCCCGGAAGCTGGCGAGACCTGATTGGAGTACAGCTGCCTCCAGATGATGTACTAGACGGCATTGTGagaagcttttttctttctgttgACTGGTTCATGATG GTTTTTCATGAAGAATCGTTTAAACGCAGATATAAAGAGTTCCTCCATCAACAATCAACACACGATGACAGCGACTTTCTTTGGATATGTGTGCTGGTAATAGCACTTGGAGCTCACTACTTGGCATTGGCACCGTCTCCCAACCAAAATGATGTCAACTATCGGCAGCTTTCCAAAGACCTTTTAGAGATTATTGAAACCCGTTTCCTACAAATCATCAGCTGCTCAACATTGGAGACAGTTCAAATATGCATTTTACTTGGAAGCTTTCTCTTATTCAATGGTCGGCCCAATGCAGGATTAGGCATATCAGGCAGCGGAGTTAAGATTGCCCAAGTCATTGGCTTACACCGCGAAAACCTATGGAAAGAAATTTCTTCAGctgagcgagaagagaggcgaCGGACTTGGTGGACATTGGAGGTATTTGATAA ATACGCAGCTATTGCCTTCGGTCGGCCATGCATCATTGACGACTCTGATTGCGATGTCGGCATGGTGTCTGATATCCAGTTAGGCCAGCAGACAAATGCAGAAAATTCCCTACTAGTGTATCACCAATGGAAATTCCGACTTTATAGAATCATGGGACTGTTCCTTGGACGACGGAGGCAACAAAAACGAATTGAAACAATCAATACCATTCATCAACAGCTACTCCAATGGCGGAAGAATCTGCCGGAAAGTCTTCAGTTACAAAACTATGATCAGGGTTCAGAACATATATCTCTACTCCAGATGCAAGCGCTAAACCTTCAACTTACATACGATAATTTGCAAATTATTCTCCACCGCACTGCAGCTTTTCAATACAATGATAAAGAACGCAAAGTTAGGTCATGCAGCACAATAAACAACCCCtctctccagcagctcctcgatTCTGCTATGGATATATCcgagctatataaatattcaTCCACTTTGCATGCTTCTAGACGAACACACGCCGATATGCATATTGGAATGACCCTTTTTACTGCGGGAGTGGTACTTTGCGCTATATGCCTCTCACAACCAATGACGACAATGGGCTCTAGGGCGAAAACAGGAGTTATGCATATTATTCGCATGTGCCGCAACGCCGCCTCTGCGAAACAGCATCTTATTTCCACACAGAGTCTCTCAATTTTGGACAGCCTTGTTACTGTTATACTACGGCTGGAAACTGACTTGATAACTGGAAAGTCTAACCATCCCGTTCTAATAAACTCCGATCAACGTAGATCTTCTATGCCGATTCAAAACATAACATCGTCTGCTGAGGCAGTGACCCCCAAAGGCGATGCAGCAAATTTGCGACACAGTTCTTCTGGCGGTCAGGGTTTACTACAGCCAATTCGGGAAG TTTTAGGTCATCATATGTCTCAATTAACGCCTTTATCGTCCGCGTCTCGAGATACCGCGGAAGATCATGGAAATCCTGAAGGGATATTGCAACAACCAGCCTTGGAAACAGCCAACACATTCGACTGGGACGGAGATTTGTCATCCTTAGTAGATTCAGATCTTCTGGATGCAAGTCAACTTTGGCTGTGGGCGGATAACCTAAATTTTGATTCATTGAATGATATTCGCAATCAGTAG
- a CDS encoding uncharacterized protein (EggNog:ENOG41) has product MQSYCLSEITHQQKNFVLVIVNPLPPTTVTRTVETPTTAVVTVPKTDHTATSTTRIFTSTVYKSTATSYVYTATVTATSTTGTSTQTVYTNTEIDTVYTQTNVVTEYTSTSTDYQTTGTDIVTVTVATLPTTTTTATTTITSFATQAATATVSSGTITVYTTVDTGLQKRHDFRDALLPRLAACKRKTLKTACSCIDVHPPTHTVTTTARCTHTSFKTVGITKTVYVIGTTTKNAVSTTTISTASVSFIANLEIETWF; this is encoded by the exons ATGCAGAGCTACTGCCTCTCAGAAATTACCCACCAGCAGAAGAATTTTGTTCTCGTCATTGTGA ATCCTTTACCTCCTACGACCGTCACTCGAACAGTTGAAACCCCAACCACTGCTGTTGTGACCGTCCCTAAGACCGACCACACAGCTACATCCACTACCAGAATTTTCACGTCTACTGTTTACAAGTCGACAGCAACATCGTACGTCTACACGGCCACGGTGACAGCCACGTCCACAACTGGAACCTCG ACTCAAACCGTCTACACCAATACAGAGATCGACACGGTCTACACTCAAACAAATGTTGTTACCGAATACACTTCTACGTCAACAGACTACCAGACTACTGGAACTGACATAGT CACCGTAACCGTCGCTACACTTCCAACAACGACAACGACCGcgaccaccaccatcacgaGTTTTGCCACCCAGGCCGCGACGGCAACAGTGTCATCGGGAACCATCACAGTTTACACAACCGTTGATACTGGTCTACAAAAGCGCCATGATTTCCGTGATGCCCTGCTGCCAAGACTAGCGGCGTGTAAACGAAAGACTTTGAAGACCGCATGCTCG TGCATTGACGTCCATCCACCCACCCACACCGTTACAACCACAGCCAGGTGCACTCATACATCGTTCAAGACCGTCGGAATCACCAAGACTGTGTATGTCATCGGTACCACGACAAAGAATGCTGTGTCTACTACTACCATTAGCACCGCATCCGTAAGTTTCATCGCTAACCTAGAAATTGAAACCTGGTTCTAA
- a CDS encoding uncharacterized protein (SECRETED:SignalP(1-22)), with amino-acid sequence MHTGTAASLILLLVAHIIPAACDCINPIVRQEWRTLSKQEQLAYINAVKCLKSQPAQLSKFYEGVRSRFDDYQVTHMNNTDYIHWVVASYFRSSVRARPTDSTTRGLNHWSLDVNTEAEFLSSPVFDLVYGFGGNGAYINTSSWTNVSIHIPGKTGGGCISTGPFANLPVTMGPGLNFTYNPRCLTRDFSPWFMSQTLNSSVVNWALEAPNFYEFDRRVEGGVTVADATYHSGGHKGIGGDIGEVRYDLLL; translated from the exons ATGCATACCGGTACTGCAGCCAGTctaatccttcttcttgtggcCCACATTATACCGGCCGCTTGTGATTGCATCAATCCTATTGTGCGACAAGAATG GAGGACGCTTTCTAAACAGGAGCAACTAGCGTATATCAATGCAGTGAAGTGCTTGAAATCACAGCCAGCTCAGCTTTCAAAGTTCTATGAGGGTGTGCGCTCTCGTTTTGACGACTACCAAGTCACGCACATGAATAACACTGATTATATCCACTGGGTT GTGGCATCGTATTTTCGTAGCTCAGTACGAGCTAGACCTACGGACTCAACTACAAGGGGGCTCAACC ACTGGTCACTTGATGTAAATACCGAGGCGGAATTTCTTAGCTCGCCCGTATTTGACCTCGTTTATGGGTTTGGAG GAAATGGAGCTTACATTAATACTTCTTCATGGACGAACGTGTCTATACACATTCCGGGCAAAACAGGCGGCG GTTGTATATCTACTGGTCCTTTTGCGAACTTGCCTGTTACTATGGGACCTG GTCTAAACTTTACTTATAATCCCCGCTGCCTGACTCGCGACTTTAGCCCATGGTTTATGTCCCAAACACTAAATTCCAGTGTAGTAAACTGGGCTCTCGAGGCACCCAACTTCTACGAGTTCGATAGACGCGTTGAGGGTGGCGTAACAGTTGCCGATGCAACATACCACAGTGGTGGACATAAAGGCATTGGCGGCGACATTGGTGAGGTGAGATACGACTTACTATTGTAG
- a CDS encoding uncharacterized protein (TransMembrane:6 (i12-37o49-67i74-90o102-124i136-162o174-194i)~EggNog:ENOG41), producing the protein MVISKFRRNPSYYGIFLRQYGTVYLMLLTGSQFLVQIQGKSALIASVEYFPFAIAPLIVMPVFGVLHNIVDPKWVITAGEAIVIVGNVLFSRNSFDTAYWRFMFPATILISVGTAAFFVNNINIAVAGAPKADQGLVAVVVQSVSQASVAIAFSISGSFLTGKTPTALLQGYRNAFYCACGFPGAALLITIALLRKRALAIPDGSSESSGN; encoded by the exons ATGGTCATTTCGAAATTTCGCCGCAATCCTTCCTATTACGGTATTTTCCTACGGCAATACGGCACTGTATACCTCATGCTCCTCACTGGCTCACAATTTTTGGTGCAAATTCAAGGC AAATCTGCTCTTATCGCTTCAGTCGAATATTTCCCTTTCGCTATCGCTCCCCTAATTGTTATGCCCGTGTTTGGGGTACTACACAACATAGTTGATCCTAAATGGGTGATAACGGCAGGCGAAGCAATTGTCATTGTGGGTAACGTATTATTTTCCAGAAATAGTTTTGATACCGCGTATTGGCGGTTTATGTTCCCTGCCACCATTCTCATTTCAGTTGGAACTGCTGCCTTCTTTgtcaacaacatcaacattGCA GTTGCAGGGGCTCCCAAGGCCGATCAGGGACTGGTTGCCGTCGTGGTTCAAAGCGTATCTCAGGCATCAGTTGCGATAGCCTTTTCCATTTCTGGGTCGTTCCTGACCGGAAAAACACCTACAGCACTCTTACAAGGATACAGAAATGCTTTCTATTGCGCATGTGGATTCCCAGGTGCTGCGTTGCTGATTACAATAGCATTGCTGCGCAAAAGGGCCTTGGCTATACCAGACGGCTCCTCCGAATCTTCGGGTAATTAA